ctaatttttcactaaagaaaccagaacacatttgctcatcactagcggctactatttataagcatctactatttatatgctaccatttatatgctaccatttatatgtggctaatatttatatacaccatttatatgcagcgacaatttttatacactatttctatgctaccattcatatgcggcgactattcgcgtaatttagcgcatgtaccggcaaataccgcattgaaatagtctaaataacgcatgcaatatcgctcgTAAAAAagcacaagtatgcttatagtgaatcgtgcgaaaaatcgacaaaattaaaacgcggtaaaaattttagcgcacactaaaaatagcgcacgttttatcgccctttagtgaatcaggcccatactGTGTTGTGATGTTTTtctatacagacctacattgtttcagtgcaaagttttcctttaaggaagttATTTAAAAAGAACTTTCAAAATGCTCCTTCTGCTAGGACCTAAAATAAAGATTTTCTGACAGGGTTGGGACTGGActggcaggacaccaggaaaatccCGGCGGAACACCAAGAACAAACCCAGTGGCCTCGACCTTTTtgggccccgccaacccagacccaatccctgccttCTGTCCCCCCATTGCTCCCCTGCTGTGCTCCCTCACCAGATCacagcaaaagtaagtataaggtgcatgctggggggggggtaggggctGGCAGTAGGTGAGTGGGCAGGCATGGTAGTGTGGGGGACCCTGGGATAGCAATCCCAGTGGGCCTCGCACACTCTAGTCCAGCCTTGTTCTCTGAACAGAGAAAACACCTCCCCTGGcttaaagctggcaatacatgcaccgataatattgtacaaaacctcatttcatgcgatattcagtgcgtgtatggcttCTCAAAGGGgcaaccaatattgcaaaaggctgcggatatcggttgactcattgattggccaggttaaaagattttgattgggcgccattgaaggtgcctgagcaaaatctacgttcagggctgaatcggcaggtggagatagaatttctattgtttctacctccttatctgatgattcagccctgaatgtcagtgaagGCTTGGGAATGATAGTTGCACAAAAGAtagaaattgctacgtgtatgaccaccttaagtctCCCACTGCAGAGATATTAAAGGCAAAGCTCACCTTTTCTTCTATTCCTTTGGTCCCTCATTaacaatttgtttatttattaaagaatcttaatttgctgtgtaaaaacacataCTTGCCAGTTGTCTCTATTTAGACAGCAAAGCCTTGATTCACAGACTTGAAAAGTAAGAGTGGAGCAAGGGTATGTTTGGGCAGATTGGCTCATAGAAGAAAACCTTCCTGGTTTTCAAGGCAAGATTGTTAGGAGGTATGCAAATAAACCCCCATCAGGGTTTATTGTCTAACTCCTACTAGTCACCAACTAATAATATAAGTATGAATCaatcataaattaaaaaaaaataaaataaatataccacACACCAAAGTTATGGATAGAAAAAAAGGTCATGGCTTTATTAACTCAGAAAAAAATGCAGGACAcctttaaatgtatatatgtatatttacattattacaaAATATCTGGGCAGATAACTATGGGGTgctgtttgtccaaagtacattttgtctataaaaatacattctatatacaaaaagcaatccccagtagacagaattaaagtgtggatataaacactggtaaaaaatatacaaaagatatatttctagtgaagaatgagaataaaatcaattttgtgcacaaaaggatattattatattacaaactccattctttaaattttaacaagctttctgtctcacaaatgtataacatccatacaaaaaaaagttatgtgtaaagttgcttacagaatgaataatgtaaaacaaaactttgacaaaatatataatggtgtaactggctAGCATATttcagctagattttcatgacaaaatagatgcgtgtcacagaaagcaatattctatagcacagaaatcattctatcaacaaaatgaatacacagttccacaaaactgataaaatatccgtTCTGTAaaacaacactgtcaatcaaattcatGAACCAATAggaaacaagcatattcattatccaataatatgcaggttttaactggagtcaatttactgatctgcccactgttttaatttgtctataaagtgttcacacacacacacacacacacacacacacgctacatacatacatattgtactagttagcttacagcagtctcttaataattTACTTATCCATAGTTCAATTACTACACTATGtagccacagggaaaaaaaaatcccagtgggcgcaccacccccaaccccaatagtggctgcaaggaggaagaagggggtacgcagtgtgcattacacacagggtgggggtgaaggctggcagcAGGGGAGAAGTTAGCAACTGAGGtggggggctcctgggggggcagccctgctggaccctggacaccccagtgcaacaccacgcacacacataatacatcatataaataattgatgatcctcctgaagtaccaatatgtaactgatcccttttgtttgcacatagtactcATTTATGTTGTAGTTAAACTGTAGCTAactaggatactgctcataaggcctacacatcatactgtacaaccagcctgtctgcatcatattatgtagtagttgaactatagctaagcacattattaatagagTGCTAAATGCTGCAATATTACAGCTAGGAGGAGGGcagacattggagcctaacaatcacctacaaagcttattagggccactactacagtgggggaattatacaaacttgtgcaacttcatattgcagtgtaaagatatgagtcagctggtatccttggggggaggagcttatattgcagtgtaacgatatgagtcagctggtatccttggggggaggagcttatgttttatgggtttgtgctctactcactggtgtaagtgtctcacatatactgagttacactgctaccataaatatctgtatattgtaCTATATCAAGGGGCCCCCACATGAGTGGTTATTCTGCTAATGTTAGAGTTTATTTGAAATAATGCTATTTATATcctgtgttttattgacttgtcagggGTAGGGTTCCTACCCGGCCAGTAATTTGCCAGTCTAGCTAGTAAATACCAGGCAAGGCCGGGGCCAGTATTGGGAATTTACCAGTCTACCGGTCATTCTCCAGCCTACCCTTAACCTGCCCAAAATCCCTAATCAAGCCAGGttgttattgcccatacacagggTTTCTGTGgctccgcccccagcctgcccacctatatcactggtccctcctcctcctcctccccttacATTGCTGTCCCACCCCCTCCATGTCACCAATTTTCCCATTTTCCCCTCAGGGTCCTACTCCCACTCCCTTAGCTTGAGCAAGaatctttttacaaaaaaaaaaaggggggggggggcaatcataaTTAGGCCTATTATACTTACCTGAaggtattatatttatgttttaaaatgctttattctcgattcatttttagctgcacaatccagagaaacatcattagatcagtttgtgccacagaatcagtacagaattagggtgaagacacacagagctactagtagcagctacttgtaatggctactaaaacagacaatgctgatcatttactcataactgtctcaacatgtgttttagcagaggcaattctcagtattgtctatggcaggggattttctggtgtttagtagccatgaaaaagtagctgctactattagctcggtgtgtcttcacacttataGTTCTCATCCACCTGTAAGACATTCCATTTATGAACCTGTAGAGTTTAACAGCTGcccttttaagagtgtttgttctttgttaatggttattgctatgcagcacagcagCCATTAGAGGGCGTCTCTATATCAGGCCACACATCTATACACTGGGGATGGTGCAgccatgtggggcagagctggcagttttttaccttgttaaataaatcctacaaacaaatccttgtgtgtgtgtgtgtgtgtgtgtgtgtgtgtgtgtgtgtgtgtgtgtgtgtgtgtgtgtgtgtgtgtgtgtgtgtgtgtgtgtgtgtgtgtgtgtgtgtgtgtgtgtgtgtgtgtgtgtgtgtgtgtgtgtgtgtgtgtgtgtgtgtgtgtgtgtgtgtgtgtgtgtgtgtgtgtgtgtgtgtgtgtgtgtgtgtgtgtgtgtgtgtgtgtgtgtgtgtgtgtgtgtgtgtgtgtgtgtgtgtgtgtgtgtgtgtgtgtgtgtgtgtgaccagTACATGGACTTCagttaaaacttgcatgttattggataatgaatatacttgcttcctattggttcagtaatttcactgacagtgttgtttcacagaatggatattttatcagttttgtggaactgagtattcattttgttgatagaatgatttttgtgctatagaatcttcctttttgtaacaagcatctattttgtcataaaatctagcttggaatatgctagtcagttacaccattatatattttgtgcaaagttttgttttacataattcattctgtaaaaaacttgtttgtaatataattatattcttttgtgcataaaattgattatttTCGGAGaactatgtcttttgtatatttgtaaccagtgtatatggccacacatttattctgtgtcctggggattgtcctttgtttatagaatgtatttatgtagacaaaatgtactttggacaaacggcaccccatagataacacccccttccccccagtaAAAAAAAGCAATGCACAGAATGAAACCTGGCCTACACCTGTCTATgaaaattctcattcatccaggtcatgatatacagtatccagTAAAATTAAGTGAGCGACACTTGTCCTGTTTTCCCTGGCCTGAATGAAAGAAATCAGGGCATCCATTGATAATACAACTTCTGAAAATCctaaaatgaatagaaagtgggggaatttgtctgtggtaagctctaatctcacaggAAGTGCAGGCGCCAGAAACTTTCTTTGGCCTAAGAACATCTACATCAAAGAACAAGAGACCGCAGAGCCAGACCAAGTTTGGGCGCTATATCCTGTGAGGGCTAGAAGGAGGGTTAGTGGAAGGTTGCTATCAGCTCACTTTAGGAGTGAGATAGCCAGGTTAGCCAGCAAGGACAGAGCCCTAGGCGACTGTGCTCCAGTTAAGGATTGGAGCTTTCAGAGGTAGGTTAGTGGGAACCAATGGGAGCTGTAGACAGCTTGGGGAGAAGCTCAATGGCTAATTGCACTTGGCTGGTGCATTTCCACATGACAGTGACACTGGAAGCTTCTGGAGAGGGAATGTGAATGAGGATGTGTGAGGATCCTCTGGAGAGGTGTTTATTAGTGTACTGATATACTCTGAGTCCAGCTTCCGATGCTCTGGTCTGCAATCTGTCATCCCTGTAAAGAGCTGTTCAATAAAGGCTGCCTTGGTTCAACGCACCACAGCGTGAAATGTCTACTTCTTACAGCAAAGGCCTATTTCATACCCTTTGATGGGGGTCTATCAGCCACGGATAGCCCCATTACAAGCAGATTCTAGGTAACCTGAATGGGAAAAGGTTATCCTGTGTTAAGTATACAGATACACAACAAAGTTGCTACAATAATATCACCTAAGTAATAGTTTttcataaaaatgaaagaaaaacaatatttatacagcACAATACAACATCTGACCTTCCCACAGGTGAGTTCAAGGAGTTTCACCTCTCGCTAGAACCCATAATGGCCAGTAGCCCTTTGCATTCTGGAAGCCTTACATAATAATTTAGAAGTAGTATTGTAATAGAGGAATGGCACATATTCCTTTGGCCTAGTTTACCAATAAAATCTACCCAGGAGCATTTTGTTAGTAATGGGGCTAAGAAACACCTGATGGCTTGAAGTGAGTGCCACAGGAATGCGTATTATTCAGTCCTACAAGGTGGAACATTAATCTACCAAGCTTCAAATAAGATTAGCAAATCTGAAAGGAAACTTGCAATTTGTTTTAtcattggattttttttgctaTTGAAACGTGAGATTTTAATATTAATTGTGAAACAATAgttctgttctttgtttttacTAATTGTGCACATTTATTTCTAGCTAGTTCCAACattttaaagcctttttatttgtggtttggtGTGTTCCAAATAGGTAACGCCTGTCACCTACAGGAAAGAGATAGAGACAGGACAATGGACATTTCTGAATTGCATACTTGCACTTTTCTAGCTGGGATGAATATGACCATACTGGACAAGGGAATGTCAGTACAGCAGTTTGTGAAGCAGAAATCCATCAGTAATTCAGCATCAGTAAGTATAAGTACACCAGCCAACAATACTGTTGCAGTGCCTAGCAGCTAGTGTAAGCTTGCGAAATCCACAACAGTTTCTTAAAATTAAGGCAGtttattaaaactttaaatagtctagagcagtgctgtccaacttctacggtgccgagggccggaatttctctagcatacatggtggagggccgctaatggaagccagttttgaccactcccctttttgaaatcacacccacttcaaaccacacctattttatcacaatggtggtagcacagcaaaatcccaaatgcttggtccttactgtggggatatcaaccatcattcatatgtgaaagaattatgtcatattaagatatacccttaaattccatatgcctcctcctcccctgtggatagcagagcaacccccagtacataattacacacctttgggactatttaatggctatttccaactgctaacaaactcccacaacaaacccctgccaagttcacctcccacaagcagcatagggcaagcagagtatggcacacacaggcagcactctgcctgtcctatgctgtctgtgtgtgccatactctggctgtcctaccctgcctctgtgtgccatactctgccttccctatgctgtctctgtgtgccatactctgcctgccctaccctgcctgtgtgtgccatactctgcctgccctaccctgactgtgtgtgccatactctgcctgccctacccttcctgtgtgtgccataccctccctgacctatgctgcctgtgtgtgccatactctacctgccctatgctgcctgtgtgtgccatactctgcctacagtacctatgtctgaggtgtgaagaagtaaacaatgggagtgattacagtctgagcctgaggtgtgaacactgcagggggtgaacaatgcaggtattaaaaggtgtgaaaaacacaggggattacaattttaaacaatacagagggattacagcctgaatctgaggtgagaaccatgcagggggccagttaatctcagtactgataccatttaatgcttactcaaaggtaagccatcaaagcagccagacaggtggggggccacacagaggggggtcgcgggccgccagttggacagcactggtctagagacATTACTTAATATAGACtatggatttatggcaaattacttacattaaaagagaaggaaaggctaataaagagttaatcttaaaatgcaggcataccttaagttctgtcaatagtgcccttaagtcttcccatatatttcctgttcagaagatcagaagccataTAGGAAAAAATTGTGTccgtaatgcaatggcactcagggctacaaacgggataaacccttaattcaaatttttattgcggtagtgcactaccgcaataaaaatttgaattaagggtttatcccgtttgtagccctgagtgccattgcattacggACACTATTGcaattttgggagggtgccgatccctctggcagtgagcaccgggTGCTTGTTTTTTCTGGAGAATTAAGGGCGTGCGAGGAAGGTCTTTTCTGTTGTCATAGgaaaaaattcccataatgcctcactcctgcaccaagaccggtgtacatgttcaatttgtaagactatgaggaagcttcctgctgattggctcaaatctacattcctaaggggggggagtgagttcttagcattcttgagggatgggggagcaggagagaggagagagctgcgtgtctttggcagaggaaaacaaacagacaagaaatcctgtatcttttgaaagaaaactcagtgcagcgtttctgtgagtgcttatggctgtatttacttagacctttctgataaagcttactttactaAGCTACTTTTTAcaaaattaacacacatcagaaattttcgtatttaatgcgaattttcgTAAATCGtacatttatttgtatctattacTACATTGACCACTGTTTGCTCTATTCATTTATAGTTCTGCTATACAGAGCTGAGTACAAAAgtagcagtatataaataaaaatatacagatatacaaatATATGCAACACTACTTGCTTATTTACCCGATTtatgtttatttctttattaaacctGGTTTCTAATTATGTTACAATTCTGCTTTCCAGGGAAATGAAGATGCCTTTTATGTCGCAGACCTTGGAGACATAATAAAGAAATACTGGCAGTTCTCAAAAGGGCTACCTCGAGTAAAGCCTTTCTATGCAATGAAATGCAACAGTACAAGGGCGGTTCTCCAAATGCTGGCATTTTTGGGAACAGGATTTGCTTGTTGTAGTATGGTAATATCATGTGTGAGAGTGTGTGCTaaataaaggggctgttcacctttaacatttagtatgatgtagaaagtgctatccTGAAGCAGTTTgcatttagtcttcatttttatttgtgaattttaattatttagtttttgatcagcagctctccaatttgaaatgccagcagctttctggttgctaggtttcaaTTTAACCTatcaaccagacagtggtttaaaagagacacaggaatataaatagaagaggacataaatagaaagataagtaataaaaagtaacaataccaataaaactgtagcttcacagagcaacagtgatccccatttgaaagctggaaagagtcaggagatgaaggcaaatatttcaaaaactataaaaaatagaaaaacctaaaggtgaaccacccctttaataagccATCTAAATGGCTCTGGCCTGTAACCTTACccatctttgtttttcttttcaggcAGAGTTAGATATGGTGCTGAGGATGGGAGTACCAGCTGCTGACATTGTCTTTGTCAACCCCTGTAAGCAGGTATCTCATATCAGATATGCTGCAGAGTATGGTGTGCGCAAAATGACTTTTGATTGTGAATCAGAACTTTTAAAATTAGCAGCATCTTACCCACAGGCTGAGTAAGTAACCAAAAAAATGTCACAGAGCTGAATTTTCAATAATTTGAGTGAACTGTAACACCTGAATCACCTCAAACTCactaaatcagcagcttaaatatcTGCTTTATAATTACTTCATGTaaataatatatctatatatatatatatatatagtcttgtaaagaatcggcactcaccagtatcgggcacaggctgggtgctgacaaaaataatgcatcaaactcaacagtagaaagcactcacagctacagcatcaatcaggtcagtgatttatttcagcataccatctacgcgtttcgatcaccacaggatcgtcatcctgatgacgatcctgtggtgatcgaaacgcatagatggtatgctgaaataaatcactgacctgattgatgctgtagctgtgagtgctttctactgttgagtttgagatatagatatatatatatatatatatatataaacattaccTCTTACGCTGAGTGGAGAAagagattaaaggggacctgtcattcCAAaaccttttctattgtgtttgtcaagcaaaataaacttacttacactatttaaataatataaaccttgtttccttcagtcttgaaattacacaatcacagcaagcaggcaggcaccattttgtgttattgaggcaagctttgtatcacctcaaaatcttgtttatgtgccagaatgggggacctgatgcacacaTCCATGCACTagatacacaattagatggtgaggagggtgggggggaatgtgagtgctgaatggaaagtgaaagttattgtctgccctgcctctatgcctaaggtgaggaaggcaatatatgatcaaCAGCTGGAATTTTTAAGGGGGGAGTATCCCCTTTGGAAAACAAGAGGAAGAAGATAGAAGGGAGAGAAAGGGGTGAGCTGAGGGGGAAGATATCAGGGTTGTCAgcatttctactgtacagcgctgcacacataagtagcgctttataaataaagatatacatacatacataaatacattaaagCAATTACGTCACTGACTAGAGGTTCCTTTCTAGTGTCTGAAACACAATTAGTATGGTTCATTTGCCTCAAGTCATGCTCCCCAGATGACCTCGAACTTATCAGGGCATCCACGTgctttgggtttaatgtttaatttgaaaattacttttattatacagtttcttatgtttgggtgacaggtcccctttaaaatattaaaCTTTCTATAACATAATTAATGGGAGCAATCTGGCCATCTTGTATCACTTTCTAGATATGGCAATCTGATTGGCCATATCATTTGAGATTCTGCATTCTGCTGCAGAAGAACGGAAATATATAATATGCTCTTCATTGATATCCATCTTTTAATTTTGTGaattaataataatgaatgtTGGATCAGCCCAAACAAGGAAAAGAAGTTTTGCAGAAAGATCACCATTGCACTGGAATGATATGCTTTTCAGTGGACACTTTCCTTTTTATGCAGGATGATTCTTCAAATTGTAACTGACAACAAAGAGCCTTGGCACACCCTCAGTGGCATTTGTGGTGTCTACATCAGTGAGTGTGAGAATCTTCTGAAGAAAGCAAAAAGCCTTAACATGGATGTATTTGGTGTGAGGTATATactaaataaattacaaaatgagTTTCTGGGAACATGTAACATTTTATTATGATAGTGGTACAGTTACATAAAATTTGTACTGCATGCAACTTCATAAAAACGAAGCAATGTATATCGTTtttatgccttcccaccagtgattcactcAATTGCCCATGGGAAGGCAGCTGATAAACTCACTTCTAGCAAGTTACTAagaggtggcaaaaagctgcttcaTGCACACAtgtggggtgtttttttttgcaggggcaATGTGGCCGACCGGGTTTCCTATGGTGCCTGGTCGGCCTAGCCCACACCTGGGGTGGCCAGGGGGTGAGGAACATCCCTACACCCAAGACCCAACACGCAGCCTTCCTGCCCCTAGTGTTAACCCCCCTGCCACCTGTCACTCACAAGCTCCCCCAGATtgtgaaaattcaaaattaaatatataaaaatctctttgtgtttttgaaaaatagatttcaatgtaggattctgctggagaagctctattaactgatggcttttgaaaaaagcatgttttcccatgacagtattcctttaatgtttacatgtaaTTGCCTCCCcaatacccatagcaaccaatcagcagatgaCATTTAATGATTACCTGTTTGAAACCacatattttattggttgctatgggttactgcacctgagaaaaattgtgcctttaattacataaccctaaGCATTTTACATGAAACTGACTTTTTCCATACTACTgtttagtgcaggggtgtcaaactcaatcacataagggggctgaaatctaaaacacaggctaagtcgcggacCAAATTTTTTATTCATATGCTAGTAAGataccaa
This sequence is a window from Xenopus tropicalis strain Nigerian chromosome 2, UCB_Xtro_10.0, whole genome shotgun sequence. Protein-coding genes within it:
- the LOC100498594 gene encoding ornithine decarboxylase isoform X1 is translated as MERNLHWLGLDWQDTRKIPAEHQEQTQWPRPFWAPPTQTQSLPSVPPLLPCCAPSPDHSKSNACHLQERDRDRTMDISELHTCTFLAGMNMTILDKGMSVQQFVKQKSISNSASGNEDAFYVADLGDIIKKYWQFSKGLPRVKPFYAMKCNSTRAVLQMLAFLGTGFACCSMAELDMVLRMGVPAADIVFVNPCKQVSHIRYAAEYGVRKMTFDCESELLKLAASYPQAEMILQIVTDNKEPWHTLSGICGVYISECENLLKKAKSLNMDVFGVSFHTGSRCKDTHSFHKAIEDARKVFDIGKNLGHQMRLLDIGGGFPGDSESRPTFEKFAEVIRISLDQSFPCNEDVQIIAEPGRFYVTSAFTAALNIVTKKVVTKKDGEERRQFSYVLNDGIFGSFFLNYMQMEETWPVVGKDFDTAQELFPSILWGPTCASEDKIVKDIDLPELEMGDWIIFPNMGAYSMSMTSNFNAFSTPKIYFVFTRKMWTVGQILKKEKLLQNHPQNNL